One Leptospira levettii genomic window carries:
- a CDS encoding metal-sulfur cluster assembly factor: MIRDPETEKEWEVYHSIRSVEDPEIGISLVELGLIYDVKVEGEKAEVTMTYTSLACPAGPQMKQDIENHALRVDGISEVVVHVVWNPKWEPRSMASEEAKMQMGIFD, encoded by the coding sequence ATGATCCGAGATCCTGAAACAGAAAAAGAGTGGGAAGTGTATCATAGTATTCGATCTGTCGAAGATCCTGAGATTGGAATTTCTCTCGTTGAACTGGGATTGATTTATGATGTGAAAGTGGAAGGAGAAAAAGCAGAGGTTACAATGACATATACGTCACTTGCTTGCCCTGCAGGTCCACAGATGAAACAAGACATTGAAAATCATGCACTTCGAGTGGATGGAATCTCTGAAGTCGTGGTGCATGTTGTCTGGAACCCCAAATGGGAACCTAGATCGATGGCAAGCGAGGAGGCAAAAATGCAAATGGGGATATTCGATTGA
- a CDS encoding BolA/IbaG family iron-sulfur metabolism protein, which translates to MTIPEIQKKIEEGLPGCTVEILDPYRDGVHIKAVVTYKGFNGKGLIEQHRMVYATLKEELKEEIHALALETRSE; encoded by the coding sequence ATGACCATTCCAGAAATCCAAAAAAAAATCGAAGAGGGTTTGCCAGGTTGTACTGTAGAAATTTTAGATCCTTACCGTGACGGTGTTCATATCAAGGCCGTTGTCACCTACAAAGGATTTAATGGTAAGGGTCTCATTGAACAACACCGCATGGTGTATGCTACTTTAAAAGAAGAATTAAAAGAAGAAATCCATGCATTAGCATTGGAAACAAGGAGTGAATAA
- a CDS encoding iron-sulfur cluster assembly scaffold protein encodes MSSENNTYQDFLKWKSYAHWQKPLGSVLEVSGLNPLCGDEVKLYYLEEGKDQIKILGVSGDSCSICSASVGFLFKQQSKFQKNNLLFYLNERKKFLEGDETSLFGDLEEITFFRNVKSHPSRYRCALLPWQTLLKIIEVNHDPRS; translated from the coding sequence GTGTCGTCAGAAAATAATACATACCAAGATTTTCTAAAATGGAAGTCCTATGCCCATTGGCAAAAACCATTGGGATCTGTTTTAGAAGTTTCGGGATTGAATCCTCTATGTGGGGATGAAGTGAAATTGTATTACCTGGAAGAAGGAAAGGATCAGATCAAAATTTTGGGAGTATCCGGTGATTCCTGTTCGATTTGTTCTGCCTCTGTCGGATTTTTATTCAAACAGCAATCCAAATTTCAAAAGAATAACTTACTTTTCTATTTGAATGAACGTAAAAAATTTTTAGAGGGAGATGAAACTTCCTTGTTTGGGGATTTAGAAGAGATAACATTCTTTCGGAATGTGAAATCTCACCCAAGTCGTTATCGTTGTGCCCTTTTGCCTTGGCAAACTCTATTAAAAATCATTGAGGTAAACCATGATCCGAGATCCTGA
- the gshA gene encoding glutamate--cysteine ligase has protein sequence MKTKLLKSKQKNSTVSLLSKEYKDCLLSAKHGLERESVRVDEKAFLSQLPHPKSLGSSLTHPLIKTDFAEAQIEYATNIHKTIPDALSELTELHTFTAKNLGKEYLWPFSMPPVLPKENKIEVGQYGTSSEGRKKTIYRNGLGHRYGKKMQTISGVHYNISFDTCMLSVVSEKRFQKPLSKETKSQIYFDTIRNFYRISPALLYLFGSSSLTDSTFIDSPNALKNLQKLDSKTLNAPYSTTLRLSNIGYTSKVQGKYPISVNSLKEYASDMCQVVSKTYAPYKKFNTKPTNQLNDFVLQLENEYYSLVRPKQVPKGEERVVDALVERGVEYLELRLLDLDPFSAIGVEETRLYFLHMVLLYCMLNESPKADANEMANWRKNQELTTWFGRKPETKVFLFGKEILLRDMVHQLFVDLQPIADLLDDNDASGPFSRAWETQWEKWDDPSFLGATMSELDLKIHKSSFREFGLALAKSHKAELLQVGLSPNRIKYYEDLSEQSIYEQKKIETLEGSHLKKNQKPIQIKPLKLCSEV, from the coding sequence ATGAAAACAAAATTATTAAAATCAAAACAGAAAAATTCAACTGTTTCCCTACTTTCAAAGGAATACAAAGACTGTCTACTGAGTGCTAAACATGGTCTAGAAAGAGAAAGTGTGCGAGTAGATGAAAAGGCATTTTTATCACAGTTACCTCATCCAAAATCGTTGGGTTCGAGTTTAACTCATCCACTCATTAAAACCGATTTTGCAGAGGCACAAATTGAATATGCAACTAACATACACAAAACAATTCCCGATGCCCTGAGTGAACTCACGGAACTTCATACATTTACGGCTAAAAACTTAGGAAAAGAATACCTATGGCCATTTAGTATGCCACCTGTGTTGCCTAAAGAAAATAAAATAGAAGTTGGTCAGTACGGAACTTCCAGTGAAGGGCGAAAAAAAACAATTTATCGAAATGGTTTGGGACATCGTTACGGAAAAAAAATGCAAACGATTTCGGGAGTCCATTACAACATATCATTTGATACTTGTATGTTGTCAGTAGTTTCTGAAAAAAGATTTCAAAAACCACTTTCCAAAGAGACAAAATCGCAAATTTATTTTGATACCATTCGTAATTTTTACAGGATCTCTCCTGCACTTTTGTATTTGTTTGGTTCTTCTAGTTTAACAGATTCTACTTTTATTGATTCTCCGAATGCGTTAAAAAACTTACAAAAGTTAGATTCAAAAACTTTAAATGCCCCTTATTCCACTACTTTAAGGTTATCGAATATTGGTTATACTAGTAAAGTGCAAGGCAAATACCCAATTTCCGTGAATTCCTTAAAGGAATATGCATCGGACATGTGCCAAGTTGTATCAAAAACATACGCACCTTACAAAAAATTCAACACCAAACCAACCAATCAATTGAATGACTTTGTCTTACAATTGGAAAATGAATATTACTCACTAGTGAGGCCAAAACAAGTTCCAAAAGGTGAGGAAAGGGTTGTAGATGCACTGGTGGAACGGGGAGTCGAATACTTGGAATTAAGACTACTTGATTTGGATCCTTTTTCAGCGATTGGTGTGGAAGAAACAAGGTTGTATTTCCTGCATATGGTGTTACTCTACTGTATGTTAAACGAGTCTCCAAAAGCAGATGCAAATGAAATGGCAAACTGGAGAAAAAACCAGGAACTCACAACTTGGTTCGGCCGAAAACCTGAGACAAAGGTATTTTTATTTGGAAAAGAGATTTTACTCCGAGACATGGTTCACCAGCTCTTTGTCGACTTACAGCCGATTGCTGATCTATTGGATGATAATGATGCAAGTGGACCATTTAGTCGGGCTTGGGAAACACAATGGGAAAAATGGGATGATCCTTCATTCCTAGGTGCTACCATGTCGGAATTAGATTTAAAGATCCATAAATCGAGTTTCCGAGAGTTTGGGCTGGCTCTTGCCAAATCGCATAAAGCAGAACTTTTACAAGTAGGCCTTTCTCCCAATCGTATCAAATACTACGAAGACCTAAGTGAACAATCGATTTACGAACAGAAAAAAATCGAAACTTTAGAAGGAAGCCATCTTAAAAAAAACCAGAAACCCATACAAATTAAACCTCTAAAACTTTGTAGTGAGGTTTAA
- a CDS encoding BolA family protein: MELETKQTRKDRMEQVLKEFFLPTELTVLDVSWEHAGHPGMTKDSKETHFRIKMVSPKFQGKSTVEQHRDVYSLLGPEFKKGLHALEMDLSSPK; encoded by the coding sequence ATGGAATTAGAAACTAAACAAACTAGAAAAGATCGAATGGAACAAGTTTTGAAGGAATTTTTCCTTCCCACAGAACTGACTGTACTTGATGTATCATGGGAACATGCAGGTCACCCTGGTATGACAAAGGATTCCAAGGAAACCCATTTTCGGATCAAAATGGTTTCACCCAAATTCCAAGGGAAGTCTACTGTGGAACAACATAGAGATGTATATTCCCTCCTCGGACCTGAATTTAAAAAGGGCCTCCATGCTCTAGAAATGGATCTATCCTCACCCAAGTAG
- a CDS encoding Rieske (2Fe-2S) protein has protein sequence MAFQKLVSIGEIEEGKLTVIKTRHFSVVITKWENEYYAFEDSCTHDGEEISCGKLEGCVITCPRHFAKFDIRNGSVLALPATEPLTTFPTKVNGNDLEVDLESV, from the coding sequence ATGGCGTTTCAAAAATTAGTTTCCATTGGCGAAATTGAAGAAGGTAAGTTAACTGTCATCAAAACCCGGCATTTTTCTGTTGTGATTACAAAATGGGAAAACGAATACTATGCCTTTGAAGATTCCTGTACCCATGATGGGGAAGAAATTTCTTGTGGTAAGTTGGAAGGTTGTGTGATCACATGCCCTCGTCATTTTGCAAAATTCGATATTAGAAATGGGAGTGTTTTAGCTCTCCCTGCAACAGAACCTCTTACAACCTTTCCTACAAAAGTGAATGGGAATGACCTAGAAGTGGATTTGGAGTCTGTATGA
- the ggt gene encoding gamma-glutamyltransferase gives MFFGLLSLGSCETIQTFLDTKEKNAELSASIPQIQGASLKRDRYELIGREFMIATDHPLASQAGVEVWKQGGNVVDVFTAASFAISVLRPQSTGLFGGGFAIVYLPKKGKWAYDFRERSPKKGISSFYTKPDGSADTEKISKGAFSAGVPGNVQGILKIQKQHGKLPIADVLAPAMRYAKNGFSVYADLANGITKVWSNMNPSMQKVFGIDNRPIREGELLVQNDLFQTLSRIAENEEKEWIDGETTKLVTEYYKDFDGFISETDWKEYQVKQMEPLSSSVWGYQMLTMPPPSSGVHLVTLMLMKAEMAKRQSFPQGQVGEMMQITEAMRVAYRDRAELGGDPNFTEVPVSQLISLPYIQEEVNEIEKKVVSGNWKAIQKPIEPKDSYNTTHISVMDKEGNAVSSTQSINGIFGAVQMVPGTGLVLNNTMDDFAIAPGVPNLYGLVGSKANAINPGKTPLSSMCPTILLEPNGNTKLVIGAPGGSQIPTSIFNTLYHYLIQKRNLYESVSFPRIHHQFQPDTLFLDPELKGTFPETELPFYQVQYGRHRAKVFVVSKEGDKLIGVSDPKGEGVPLGF, from the coding sequence TTGTTTTTCGGTTTGTTATCACTTGGAAGTTGTGAAACGATCCAAACGTTTTTAGATACCAAAGAAAAAAATGCTGAGTTATCTGCTTCCATTCCTCAGATCCAAGGTGCCTCCCTTAAAAGGGATCGTTATGAGTTGATTGGGCGTGAGTTTATGATTGCAACCGACCACCCTCTCGCTTCCCAAGCTGGAGTTGAAGTTTGGAAACAAGGTGGAAATGTTGTCGATGTTTTTACAGCAGCAAGTTTTGCCATCTCCGTACTAAGACCACAATCGACTGGGTTATTTGGAGGTGGATTTGCAATTGTATACCTTCCCAAAAAAGGGAAATGGGCTTATGATTTCCGAGAACGTTCCCCCAAAAAAGGAATTAGTTCTTTTTATACAAAACCTGATGGATCAGCCGATACCGAAAAAATTAGCAAAGGTGCGTTTAGTGCTGGAGTTCCAGGAAATGTACAAGGAATTCTGAAAATCCAAAAACAACATGGAAAACTTCCAATCGCAGATGTTTTGGCACCTGCAATGCGTTATGCGAAAAATGGTTTTTCTGTGTATGCTGATTTAGCCAATGGTATCACAAAAGTTTGGTCAAATATGAATCCTTCCATGCAGAAGGTATTTGGGATTGACAATCGTCCCATTCGGGAAGGAGAACTTCTTGTTCAAAATGATTTGTTCCAAACATTAAGTCGGATTGCTGAAAATGAAGAGAAAGAATGGATCGATGGTGAAACAACAAAACTGGTAACTGAATATTACAAAGATTTTGATGGTTTCATTAGTGAAACAGATTGGAAAGAATACCAAGTCAAGCAGATGGAGCCATTGAGTAGTTCCGTTTGGGGATACCAAATGTTAACTATGCCTCCTCCTAGTTCTGGGGTACATTTAGTTACATTGATGTTAATGAAAGCTGAGATGGCTAAACGCCAATCCTTTCCCCAAGGGCAAGTGGGAGAAATGATGCAAATTACAGAAGCAATGCGAGTTGCTTACAGAGACCGAGCTGAGTTAGGTGGGGATCCAAATTTCACAGAAGTTCCCGTATCACAATTAATTTCGTTACCTTACATCCAAGAGGAAGTAAATGAAATCGAGAAAAAAGTTGTGTCAGGCAATTGGAAGGCGATTCAGAAGCCGATCGAACCCAAGGATTCCTATAATACCACTCATATCTCTGTGATGGACAAGGAAGGCAATGCTGTTTCTTCCACTCAATCCATCAATGGGATTTTTGGTGCGGTCCAAATGGTTCCTGGAACTGGTCTTGTATTGAATAATACAATGGATGATTTTGCGATTGCTCCTGGTGTTCCGAATCTATATGGACTTGTTGGTTCCAAAGCAAATGCGATAAACCCAGGAAAAACACCACTTTCGAGTATGTGTCCAACCATTCTATTGGAACCAAATGGAAATACAAAATTAGTGATTGGTGCCCCAGGTGGGTCTCAAATTCCAACCTCTATTTTTAACACTTTGTATCATTATTTGATTCAAAAACGAAACTTATATGAAAGTGTTTCTTTTCCGCGGATCCACCACCAATTCCAACCTGATACATTATTTTTAGATCCTGAATTAAAAGGAACGTTTCCTGAAACGGAACTTCCCTTTTACCAAGTCCAATATGGTAGGCACCGTGCGAAGGTATTTGTTGTGTCAAAAGAAGGAGACAAACTCATTGGTGTCTCTGACCCGAAAGGGGAAGGTGTTCCATTAGGTTTTTAG
- the gshAB gene encoding bifunctional glutamate--cysteine ligase GshA/glutathione synthetase GshB, translating to MEPKPLLPGWQDLEISTQIIIRDAMSRGIKVEVIDRKENFLRLVQGDHTEFVKEASKTRLDSLMTYLVMENKIASKLVLNENNVRVPIGKDYSNVEDALLDYPVFLSKKKVIKPVTTNFGIGIGISNPNDSLEKFTFFVKQAFSFSNSIIVEEFIEGPEYRFLVLGDEVVAVCNRVPANVVGDGVHTIRELIEIKNKDPRRGEGHITALEKIQMSEIESLVLSDSGYTFSSVPKKEEQVFLRKNSNISTGGDSIDVTDLVHPEFKTIALNAAKAASAVICGIDIISSAISEKPNPDHYAVLEINFNPVLYIHEFPYAGKPRAVGDKILDLLGFT from the coding sequence ATGGAACCAAAACCATTATTACCTGGCTGGCAGGACTTAGAAATTTCGACTCAAATCATCATCCGAGATGCAATGAGTAGAGGAATCAAAGTAGAAGTAATCGATCGTAAGGAAAATTTTTTACGTTTGGTTCAAGGTGATCATACAGAATTTGTAAAAGAAGCTAGTAAAACTCGTTTGGACAGTTTGATGACTTATTTGGTGATGGAAAATAAAATTGCCTCCAAACTGGTGTTAAATGAAAATAACGTTAGGGTTCCCATAGGCAAAGATTATTCTAACGTTGAAGATGCTCTTTTGGATTATCCGGTTTTTTTATCTAAAAAGAAGGTGATAAAACCTGTCACAACCAATTTTGGAATTGGAATTGGTATTTCGAATCCTAACGATTCTTTGGAAAAATTTACTTTTTTTGTCAAACAGGCATTTTCGTTTTCCAATTCCATCATTGTAGAAGAATTTATAGAAGGTCCTGAATATCGTTTTTTAGTATTAGGTGATGAAGTTGTAGCGGTTTGTAACCGAGTTCCTGCCAATGTGGTAGGGGATGGAGTTCACACCATTCGGGAACTCATTGAAATTAAAAACAAAGATCCAAGACGTGGGGAAGGACATATCACTGCCTTAGAAAAAATCCAAATGTCCGAAATCGAAAGTTTAGTTCTCTCTGATTCTGGATATACCTTTTCCTCTGTTCCCAAAAAAGAAGAACAAGTATTTTTAAGGAAAAATTCGAATATATCAACCGGTGGAGATTCCATTGATGTCACCGATTTGGTCCACCCTGAGTTTAAAACCATTGCGTTAAATGCAGCAAAGGCTGCTTCTGCAGTGATATGTGGAATTGATATTATCTCGAGTGCCATTTCAGAGAAACCAAATCCAGACCATTATGCGGTATTAGAAATTAATTTTAATCCTGTATTATACATCCATGAGTTTCCATATGCTGGAAAACCAAGAGCTGTTGGAGATAAGATTCTCGATTTATTAGGATTTACGTAA
- the grxD gene encoding Grx4 family monothiol glutaredoxin: MEQELKDKIESLIKSEKVFLFMKGTPEMPQCGFSAGVVSTLKQQGIPFGSFNVLSDMKVREGIKEYTNWPTIPQLYINGEFVGGHDITVQMAQSGELKKKVG; the protein is encoded by the coding sequence ATGGAACAAGAGTTAAAAGATAAAATTGAATCGTTAATCAAATCAGAAAAGGTTTTTCTTTTTATGAAAGGAACTCCAGAAATGCCACAATGCGGTTTTTCTGCAGGTGTAGTATCAACTTTAAAACAACAAGGAATTCCATTTGGTTCCTTTAATGTACTTTCCGATATGAAAGTCAGAGAAGGAATTAAAGAATATACGAATTGGCCAACCATCCCACAACTTTATATCAATGGAGAATTTGTTGGTGGTCATGACATCACGGTTCAAATGGCTCAATCTGGGGAACTCAAAAAAAAAGTAGGTTAA
- a CDS encoding glutathione S-transferase N-terminal domain-containing protein, which yields MIRLYQYDSCPYCYRVRQAIETLGLTEGKDYILVEARYGTPGRDEVIRLGGISQVPFLVDGETKMYESLDIIDYLRNKFT from the coding sequence ATGATCCGTCTCTACCAATATGACTCTTGTCCCTACTGTTATCGTGTTAGGCAAGCCATAGAAACACTAGGTCTAACAGAAGGTAAGGATTATATTTTGGTAGAGGCTAGGTATGGCACACCGGGAAGAGACGAGGTCATCCGACTCGGTGGCATTTCCCAAGTCCCTTTCCTTGTTGATGGAGAGACCAAAATGTATGAATCTCTCGACATCATCGACTACCTTCGAAACAAATTTACGTAA
- a CDS encoding SufD family Fe-S cluster assembly protein, which yields MNSLLNKQQFTISQNKRNQFCRSLLETWKGLSLPTEKEESYRKFPISALNWKELGFDPKEKKTKFDDSSPSLEKDSVSDDILEGIFGLLQNYLPKDYFSYLAVLQSHEFDFHYCEDGLITPVYTSLGDEPKFLFRIFYVPKGKISQIHLKTQTLHNSESLHLQTGIDVFISDKDSQVEILDEETFDEDLVQFRTVLLLSKENTSVKYHHFPFGGFRSKLVLHSHLLGKGAEVTVDGVSALGKRNLKDLDMEMHHHADHTTSKITYKAIVTDRSHHVFTGNLIIPPNLKKVVAHQESFNLSLNKKARAEANPKLEVLAEDVSCTHGATVGDIDEEQYFYLLSRGLSPEESKSLLVTAFYGETIQSVGFKEEVKLDLESSIHNILVGGK from the coding sequence ATGAATTCCTTACTCAACAAACAACAGTTTACCATTAGCCAGAATAAGCGAAATCAGTTTTGTCGTTCCCTCTTAGAAACTTGGAAAGGTTTAAGTTTACCTACAGAAAAAGAGGAATCTTATCGTAAATTTCCAATCAGCGCTCTCAATTGGAAGGAACTGGGATTTGATCCCAAAGAGAAAAAAACTAAATTTGATGATTCCTCTCCTTCTTTGGAAAAAGATTCGGTAAGTGACGATATCCTAGAAGGTATCTTTGGCTTGTTACAAAATTACCTACCAAAGGACTATTTTAGTTATCTAGCTGTTTTACAATCCCATGAGTTTGATTTTCATTACTGTGAGGATGGGTTAATTACGCCCGTATACACATCATTAGGTGATGAGCCAAAGTTTTTATTTCGAATTTTTTATGTTCCCAAAGGGAAAATCTCCCAAATCCATTTAAAAACGCAAACCCTTCACAATTCAGAGTCACTTCATTTGCAAACAGGAATTGATGTTTTTATTTCAGACAAAGATTCACAAGTTGAGATTTTGGATGAAGAAACTTTCGATGAAGACTTAGTCCAGTTTCGAACTGTGCTTTTACTATCCAAAGAGAATACATCAGTGAAATACCATCATTTCCCGTTTGGTGGTTTTCGTTCCAAATTAGTATTACACTCTCATTTATTAGGCAAAGGTGCAGAAGTGACAGTGGATGGAGTTTCAGCATTAGGAAAAAGAAACCTTAAGGATTTGGATATGGAAATGCACCACCATGCAGACCATACTACAAGTAAAATTACTTATAAGGCAATTGTGACTGATCGTTCTCACCATGTTTTTACAGGAAATTTGATTATCCCACCTAACTTAAAGAAGGTAGTTGCTCACCAAGAATCATTTAATCTTTCTTTAAACAAAAAAGCAAGAGCGGAAGCAAATCCGAAATTGGAAGTACTAGCGGAAGATGTATCTTGTACTCACGGTGCTACCGTTGGTGACATTGACGAAGAACAATACTTTTATTTATTGTCGCGAGGGTTAAGTCCTGAAGAATCTAAGTCTCTACTTGTGACTGCATTTTATGGAGAAACCATACAATCGGTAGGATTCAAAGAGGAAGTAAAATTGGATTTGGAATCTTCCATACATAACATTCTTGTGGGAGGGAAATGA
- the sufC gene encoding Fe-S cluster assembly ATPase SufC encodes MSAILEIKSLHANVGDKQILRGVNLTIGAGEVHAIMGPNGSGKSTLSNVILGHPKYTVTSGDILFRGESILKLSTDERARLGLFLSFQYPTALPGVTIGNFLKSILKAHRGKELPVKEFKQELKTAMDLLEVPQSFIGRYVNDGFSGGEKKRAEILQMSLLKPVLSILDETDSGLDIDALRIVSEGINANRNPERSILLITHYQRMLNYIVPDFVHVFADGRILETGGKDLSLKLEEVGYDWILEREGVK; translated from the coding sequence TTGTCCGCAATTCTCGAAATCAAATCTCTACATGCCAATGTCGGAGACAAACAGATCCTCCGAGGGGTCAATTTAACCATCGGAGCCGGAGAAGTCCATGCCATCATGGGGCCCAATGGTTCTGGAAAAAGTACCCTTTCCAATGTCATCCTCGGCCATCCAAAATACACTGTTACTTCTGGGGATATCCTCTTTCGAGGAGAATCGATTTTAAAACTTTCGACAGACGAAAGGGCAAGACTTGGTTTATTTTTATCCTTCCAATACCCAACAGCACTTCCTGGTGTTACCATCGGAAATTTTCTAAAATCCATTTTAAAAGCTCACCGCGGAAAAGAACTTCCTGTAAAAGAATTCAAACAAGAATTAAAAACCGCGATGGATCTTTTGGAAGTCCCGCAATCATTTATCGGACGTTATGTGAATGATGGTTTCTCTGGTGGAGAGAAAAAACGAGCTGAAATATTACAGATGAGTTTATTAAAACCAGTATTATCGATTTTAGATGAAACTGATTCTGGTTTGGATATCGATGCCTTGAGGATTGTTTCCGAAGGGATCAATGCAAACAGGAACCCTGAGAGATCAATTTTACTCATCACCCATTACCAAAGGATGCTCAATTACATCGTTCCGGATTTTGTCCACGTGTTTGCTGATGGAAGGATATTGGAAACAGGTGGAAAAGACCTCTCTCTCAAATTGGAAGAAGTGGGTTATGATTGGATATTGGAGAGAGAAGGGGTCAAATGA
- a CDS encoding cysteine desulfurase has protein sequence MSLDPYKLRNDFPILSQTMPNGKPLVYLDNGATSQKPLSVIQATNDYYTKENANIHRGVYYLSQHATELFERTRIKTSHFFQAQCAKAIIFTRGTTDAINLVAQTYGRVNVSEGDEIVLSVQEHHSNLVPWQMLAREKKAFLKFIPILADTTYDLSKLSEIITKRTKIVAISQMSNVTGTVHDLRKIIDRARQVGAKVLVDGAQAACHMPIHLVDLDVDFYAFSAHKMLGPTGVGVLFGKEEILEAMPPWLGGGDMIESVELESSTYAALPAKLEAGTPNIAGVIGFSHALDYLQKVGMQNIKEHERMLTEYALERFHKIGGLTLYGTEDLENRGGVISFTLDGIHPHDVGSILDEEGVAIRVGHHCCQPLMKQFQIPGTCRASFYFYNTKEDIDVLIKSIEKVKSIFGRVVRK, from the coding sequence ATGAGTTTGGATCCCTACAAACTTCGAAATGATTTTCCGATCCTTTCCCAAACCATGCCGAATGGGAAACCACTTGTTTACTTAGACAATGGGGCAACCTCGCAAAAACCACTTAGTGTCATTCAAGCAACAAACGACTACTATACGAAAGAAAATGCAAACATCCATCGAGGTGTGTACTATCTTTCTCAACATGCCACTGAACTTTTTGAACGAACTAGGATTAAAACATCCCATTTTTTCCAAGCACAATGTGCAAAGGCGATCATATTCACTCGGGGAACAACTGATGCCATCAATTTAGTGGCACAGACTTATGGACGAGTCAACGTCTCAGAAGGGGATGAAATTGTTTTGTCCGTCCAAGAACACCATTCCAATTTAGTTCCTTGGCAAATGTTGGCTCGTGAAAAAAAGGCATTTTTAAAATTCATTCCAATTCTTGCGGATACAACTTACGACTTATCAAAGTTAAGTGAAATCATCACAAAACGAACAAAAATTGTGGCAATTAGCCAAATGTCAAATGTGACAGGTACTGTTCATGATTTACGAAAGATCATTGATCGTGCAAGGCAAGTAGGGGCCAAAGTTCTCGTTGATGGTGCTCAGGCTGCTTGTCATATGCCCATTCACTTAGTGGATTTAGATGTGGATTTTTATGCTTTTTCTGCCCACAAGATGCTTGGTCCCACAGGAGTTGGAGTACTTTTCGGTAAGGAAGAAATTTTAGAAGCCATGCCACCTTGGTTAGGTGGGGGTGATATGATTGAATCTGTGGAATTGGAAAGTTCTACTTACGCAGCACTTCCTGCCAAATTAGAAGCAGGTACTCCAAACATAGCAGGTGTCATTGGTTTTTCTCATGCTTTGGATTATTTACAAAAAGTAGGGATGCAAAATATCAAAGAACACGAACGGATGTTAACCGAATATGCATTGGAACGGTTTCATAAAATTGGTGGCCTTACCCTTTACGGAACTGAGGATTTGGAGAATCGTGGGGGCGTTATTTCCTTTACTTTGGATGGAATCCACCCACATGACGTTGGATCCATCTTAGATGAAGAGGGAGTTGCCATTCGTGTGGGACACCATTGTTGCCAACCACTCATGAAACAGTTCCAAATCCCGGGAACCTGTCGGGCATCATTTTACTTTTATAATACAAAAGAAGACATTGATGTTCTCATAAAATCCATTGAGAAGGTAAAATCAATATTTGGTCGTGTCGTCAGAAAATAA
- a CDS encoding glutathione S-transferase family protein has translation MAKPTLISFKLCPYVQRSVINLLEKKVDYEIKYIDLANKPDWFLKISPFGRVPVLVVGEEVLFESAVINEYLDETNLPTLHPKDPLVKAKHRAWAEFASALLVDQYLWTMSKDEVESNKKRDEILSKFKILEPVLPEPKGGKLFFAGDSMHLVDTAYAPFFMRLDFLKSKGTEFDLVSGFPKIQIWSDTLLSLPSVKNSVLPEVPKEYIEFIKAHNSWLGGKL, from the coding sequence ATGGCAAAACCTACACTCATCAGCTTTAAACTTTGTCCGTATGTACAACGCTCAGTGATTAACCTGTTAGAAAAAAAAGTAGATTATGAGATTAAGTACATTGATTTAGCAAATAAACCAGATTGGTTTTTAAAAATTTCACCCTTTGGTCGGGTTCCAGTACTTGTCGTGGGAGAAGAAGTGTTGTTTGAATCTGCTGTGATCAACGAATATTTGGACGAAACAAATCTTCCGACTCTCCACCCAAAAGACCCATTGGTAAAAGCAAAACATAGAGCTTGGGCGGAATTTGCAAGTGCCTTACTTGTTGACCAATATTTATGGACCATGTCTAAAGATGAAGTGGAATCCAACAAAAAAAGAGACGAAATCCTTTCGAAGTTTAAAATCTTAGAACCAGTTTTACCAGAACCCAAAGGTGGAAAATTATTCTTCGCAGGTGATTCCATGCACCTGGTTGATACTGCTTACGCACCTTTTTTTATGCGCTTGGATTTTCTAAAATCAAAGGGGACCGAGTTTGATTTAGTGAGTGGATTTCCAAAAATTCAAATTTGGAGTGATACACTACTTTCTTTACCATCGGTAAAGAATTCTGTTTTACCAGAAGTGCCAAAAGAATACATTGAATTTATCAAAGCCCACAATTCATGGTTGGGAGGAAAATTATAG